The window CGACCAGACGGTCCTCGCGAACGAGCAGGTCGTCGACGGGCACTGCGAGCGATGCGGCGCGGAGGTGATCAAGAAGAAGCTCACCCAGTGGTACTTCAAGATCACCGCCTACGCCGATCGACTCCTCGATGATCTGAACCAGCTCGAGGGCTTCTGGCCGCAGAAGGTCATCCGGATGCAGCGGAACTGGATCGGCCGCTCGGTCGGCGCCGACATCGACTTCGAGATCGAAGGACGTGCCGAGAAGGTCACGGTCTTCTCCACCCGCCCCGACACGCTGCACGGCGCGACCTTCATGGTGGTGGCCCCCGACAGCGACCTCGCCGCCGAGCTCGCCGCCGGCGCCTCCGCCGAGGTGCGGATGCGCTTCCAGGACTACGTCGACTCGGTCGCGCGGGAGAGCGAGATCGATCGTCAGAACACCGAGCGCCCGAAGACCGGGGTGTTCCTGGAGCGCTACGCGATCAACCCCGTCAACGGCGAGCGGCTGCCCATCTGGGCGGCGGACTACGTGCTGGCCGACTACGGTCACGGTGCGGTGATGGCCGTTCCCGCCCACGATCAGCGCGACCTCGACTTCGCCCGGGCGTTCGATCTCCCCATCACGGTCGTCGTCGACACCACGGCACCGATCACCGGCGCCATCCCCGTCATCGAGACCGATGACGACGGCGAGCCGATCATGCCGGAGGACAGCGGCCCGAGCCTGGCCGACGTCGACCCCGCACGCACCGGCATCGCCCTGACGGGCGAGGGGCGGATGATCCACTCCGGGAGCCTGGACGGGCTGTCCAAGCGCACCGCAATCACCCGCATCATCGAGGAGCTCGAGGCGGCCGGCACCGGGCGCGCGGCGAAGTCGTACCGGCTGCGCGACTGGCTCATCTCCCGGCAGCGCTTCTGGGGGACCCCCATCCCCATGATCCACACCGAGGACGGGCGCATCGTGCCGGTGCCCGCATCGGAGCTGCCGCTGCGGCTTCCGGATGCACAGGGGCTCGACCTGGCACCGCGCGGCACGTCCCCGCTGGGTGGTGCAGACCACTGGATCCAGACGACCGATCCCGAGACCGGACGCCCCGCCCGCCGCGACCCCGACACCATGGACACGTTCGTGGACAGCTCGTGGTATTTCCTGCGGTTCCTGACGCCGAACGACGCCACGCAGGCCTTCTCGCCGCGCGAGGCCGACCGGTGGGCTCCCGTCGACGCCTACATCGGCGGCGTGGAGCACGCGATTCTGCACCTCCTCTACGCGCGGTTCATCACCAAGGTGCTCTTCGACATGGGCCTGATCGACTTCACCGAGCCCTTCACGAGTCTGGTGAACCAGGGGATGGTGCTGCTCGGCGGGTCGAAGATGTCCAAGAGCAAGGGCAACCTCGTCGAGTTCGCCGCGAGCATGCGCGACCCCGGTGCCGACGTCGTGCGCGTCGCGATCGCCTTCAGCGGTCCGGCCGAGGACGACATCAACTGGGAGGACGTGTCGACCACGGGCGCCCAGAAGTTCCTCGCGCGCGCCTGGCGCGTCGCGAAGGACGTCACCAGCGAGCCCGACGTGGTGTGGGCCGAGGGCGATGTCGCGCTCCGCCGCGTCACTCACCGTCTGCTGGCCGACGCCCCCGGCCTCATCGAGCAGACGAAGTTCAATGTCGCCGTGGCGCGATTGATGGAACTCGTCAACGCCACGCGCAAGGTGATCGACTCCGGCGCCGGGCCCGCAGACCCCGCTGTCCGCGAAGCAGCCGAGGCGACGGCGATGATCCTCGACCTGTTCGCACCCCACACCGCGGAGGAGATGTGGGAGATGCTCGGATACGCCCCGTTCGTCGGGCTCGTGCCGTGGCGGCATCCGGATCCGACGCTCCTCGTGGACGAGACGGTGACCGCCGTCGTCCAGATCGACGGCAAGGTGAGAGCGACCCTCGAGGTCTCGGCGCGCATCGACTCCGCGGCCCTGGAGGCTCACGCCAGGGCAGACGCCAAGGTGCAGCGGGCGCTCGCCGGCCGTGAGATCACGCGCGCGGTGGTGCGTCCGCCGAAGGTCGTGAGCTTCAGCACCCACTGAGGCACGCACCACCTCTCCTGCACACACGCGACCGGCCACGATCCCTCCACGGATCGTGGCCGTCGCCGTGTCCGGTCGACCCGGCCCACCTAGCGTGTGAGCGTGACGGCAGACGGCGCAGAGGGTCGCCCCACCGTGCGGCGCCTGGGCCTCGGTGCGGCCGTCGTCGTGGTCCTCGTCGCCATCGCGATCACCGTCGGGATAGGCATCTTTCGCAGCGCCCTCGCGCCGGTCGATGAGATCCCCCTGCCGCCGCCGACCGATCTCACGTCAGAGCCGGGCGCGGCCGCAGCGCCGTCCCCGGCGGGTCTCGTCGTGCACATCACGGGAGCCGTCGCCGCGCCCGGCGTCTACATCCTGCCGGACGGCGCGCGCGTGCTCGATGTCGTCGCGGCGGCAGGCGGACTCCTCGAGACCGCGGAGCCACGCTCCGTGAACCTTGCGCGCCCCGTCGTGGACGGCGAGCAGCTGGTGGTGTCGCAGGTCGGAGAGGCCGCCCCCGGAGAGCCCGTCGCCCCCGTCGATGCGACGACGGGGTCGGCCGGCGGCAAGGTGAACCTGAATACCGCCGACGAAGCGATGCTCGACACCCTGCCCCGGATCGGCCCCGCCCTGGCCCAGCGGATCATCGCGTGGCGAGAGGAGAACGGCCCGTTCACCAGTGTCGACGATCTGCTCGCCGTCTCGGGCTTCGGGGAGAAGATGGTCGAGTCGCTGCGCGATCTGGTGGTGTGGTGACCGTCTCGCGCTGGCCGGAGGCCATCAGGCGGTCGCGGATGCCGGCGGCTGCGGTGCTCGTGTGGATCGCCGCGACACTCGCCACCCTTCGCCCGCAGGCCGCTCCGGCGCTCGCGGGTCTGCTGTGGGCGGCCACGGTCGTCATCCTCTCGGTGGGCGGCGTGGTAGCCGCCCGCGCGCACCCCGCTCGCGCGCGACGGCGCGGGCGCCTCTGGCTGGCCGCACTGGTGCTCGGCGTGTCGGCCGGCGCCGTGGCTTCGACGACCGTCGCGCTCGCGGCCCCGAGCGCACTCCAGGCCCAGGAGCGCATCGGGTCGGGCCGGAGCGTGGCTGCCGAGGTCATCGTCACCGGAAAGGTCGAGCGCCGCGGTCTCTCCGACTGGGCCTTCGATGCCGTCGCCGTCTCGCTCGGCACCGGAGGCGTCGATGCCGAGACCGGAACCGTACCGGTGAGCGTCATCATCGGCGATGCCGAACGCGGCAGCGAGACGCGGCTCGACGTCGGCGCCCGTATCGGGATCACGGCGATCGCGGGTCCGCCGCTTCCCGGCGACCGCGCGGCGCTGGTCCTTCGCGTCAGCAGCGACCCGGTGATGATCCAGCCGGCGACGGGCGCGCTGGCCGCGGCCTCCGATCTCCGGGCCGGACTCGTCGCCGCCGTCGACGGGCTTCCCGACCCAGGACGGACGCTCATCCCGGGCCTCGCCGTCGGCGACACGCGCCTGGTCACCGAGGAACTCGAGACGGCGATGATCTCATCGTCTCTGTCGCACCTCACCGCGGTGTCGGGCGCCAACTGCGCGCTCGTCGTCGGTGTCGCCTACCTGCTGGCAGCGGCCATCGGGCTCAGGCGCGGGGCGCGCACCCTCGCAGCCCTCATCACCCTCGGCGGGTTCGTCCTCCTGGTCACACCCGAGCCGAGCGTGGTGCGCGCCGGGGTCATGGCGGCGGTGGCGATGATCGCCGTACTGCTCGGCCGTTCGGGCATCGGCCTCGCGGTGCTGAGCCTGGCGGTACTCGTGCTTCTCGCTCTGGATCCCTGGCTGTCGACCTCCCTCGGCTTCGCCCTCTCGGTGGTGGCGACCGCGTCGCTCCTCGTGCTCGCGCCACCGCTCGCCGCCGGACTCCAGCGCGCTCTGCCCGCGCCCCTCGCCCTCCTCCTGTCCGTCCCGATCGCCGCACAGATCGCCTGCGGCCCGCTCCTCGTCCTCGTCGAGCCGACGGTCCCCGTCTACGGGGTCGTCGCCAACGTGCTCGCCGCCCCCGCAGCACCCGTCGCGACCGTCGTCGGTCTCGTGGTGTGCCTGACCCCCATGGCGCCGCTGCTGCAGTCGGGTGCGGCCGCTCTCGCCTGGATCCCCGCTGCGTGGATCGCCGGGGTCGCCGAGACCGCCTCCGCGCTCCCCGGCGCCCAGTCCCCGTGGATCGGGGGAGTCGGGGGGCTGCTGACCCTCGCGACCGCCGGTGGTGCGGTGTGGATCCTGGTGGCATGCGGGCCACGGCGCCGGGGGAGTGTCCGTCTCCTGCGGCTCGCATCCGGGCTGGTTCTCGCCGTGGTGATCGGGATCGTCGCGGGAACCACTGCGCTCCGCACGGTCGCAGGCCCCCTCACCCTTCCCGGCGCCTGGAGCGTCGTGGCCTGTGACGTCGGGCAGGGTGACGCGGTGCTCGTCCGATCCGCCGGCGCGGTGGCCTTGGTCGACACCGGGCCCGATCCCGATGCGGTCCGCTCGTGTCTGGACCGGGTCGGCGTGGAGCGCATCGACCTCCTCGTGCTGACGCACTTCGACACCGATCACACCGGCGGTGTCGACGCGGTCGTCGGGCGGGTCGACACCGTCATCCACGGTCCCCTCGACGGCTCGGCGGCCGAACGCGTGCGTGCCGATCTCCTCGCCGGCGGCGCCACGGTCCGGGAGGTCCATCAGGGCATGTCGGGCCGCCTGGGCGACGCGGTCTGGCGCACGCTCTGGCCGCGACCCGACTCGCCGGCCTTCCCCCCGGGCAACGACGCCAGCGTGGTCATCGATCTCGTCGGTCCCGATCTTCCCCGGGTCGTGCTGCTCGGCGACCTCTCGGCGGCACCGCAACGGGCGTTGATCGCCGACGATGTGCTGAGCGATGCGTACGACGTGGTCAAGATCGCCCATCACGGCAGCGCCGATCAGCACCTGCCGCTCTACGACGGCATCGACCCCGCCGCCGCGCTGATCACCGTGGGGCGAGGGAACGCCTTCGGACACCCTCGGAGCGAGATCCTCTCGGCTTTGGCCGCGATCGGGACCGCGGTGGCGCGGACCGACGAGGACGGTCTGATCGCGCTCTGGCTCGACCACGGTCGTCTTCGCATCTTCCGGGACGATCGTCGTGACGAATCGCACGGCACCGTCGGCGGCGGTGGCTAGGCTGGGATCCATGCCGGCCTGCTCCTCGTCACGCTCAGGTGGGCGCTCGACGGGCACGCGCAGCGCCATCCCGCAGCTGTCCTGGCGCGAGCCCCAGCCCGCGCCGATCGTCCTCGTCTCCGGTCCCGAGGAGGTCTGCGCCGAACGCGCCATCGCGGGGGTCCGCGACTATCTCCGCGCGGAGGATGCCAGCCTGGAAGTGTCCGACATCCGGGCCGACGACTACGCGGCCGGAACCCTTCTCGCCCTGACGTCGCCATCCCTCTTCGGCGAGCCGCGCCTGGTCCGCGTCCTCGGGGTCGAGAAGTGCTCCGATGCGTTCCTCACCGAGGCCCTGTCCTATCTGTCCCACCCGCAGGACGGTGCGACCGTGCTCCTCCGGCACACCGGCGCGAGCGTCCGTGGCAAGAAGCTGCTCGATGCCATCCGGGCCGGGCAGGGTGGGGGTGTCGAGATCGCCTGCCCGGCGCTCAAACGCGAGTCCGATCGTTTCGACTTCGCCGCTGCGGAGTTCTCGCAGGCGCGGAAGAGAATCGCCCCCGGTGCTCTGCGCGCGCTGGTGTCGGCCTTCGCGGACGACCTCACGGAGCTGGCGGCCGCATGCCAGCAGCTCATCTCCGACGTCGCCGAGGACATCACCGAGCAGACCGTCGTGCGCTATTACGGCGGCCGAGTCGAGACCTCCGCCTTCACCGTCGCCGATACCGCGATCGCCGGTCGCTACGGCGAGGCCCTCATCGCCCTGCGGCATGCCCTCGCCTCGGGAGCCGATCCGGTGCCCCTCGTGGCGGCGATCGCCTCGAAGCTGCGCACGATGGCGCGGGTTGCCGGCCATCGCGAGCCGTCGGCGGCGCTGGCGGCCCGCCTGGGACTGAAGGACTGGCAGGTCGATCGCGCGCGACGGGACCTGTCGGGATGGACGGAGTCGACGCTCGGGATGGCGATCCAGGCGGCCGCTCGCGCGGATGCGGAGGTGAAGGGGGGGTCTCGGGACTCGGTGTTCGCCCTCGAACGCCTCGTCACGGTCATCGCCACCCGAGAGCCGTTCGCCGGCGCCTCCCGCTGATCACGGCGCCCGTACGCCCCTCAACAACGACGAACGGCCCGTCTCCGAGGAGACGAGCCGTTCGATGTGCCGGGGCGTCAGAGCGACGCGACCTGCTTCGCGATGGCCGACTTGCGGTTCGCGGCCTGGTTCTGGTGGATGACACCCTTGCTGACGGCCTTGTCGAGCTTCTTCGTCGCCTTGGCCAGCGCCTTCTCGGCGGCGGCCTTGTCGCCGGCGGCGACGGCCTCGCGCGCACGGCGGACCTCGGTCCGCAGCTCGCTCTTCACGGCCTTGTTGCGCTCGCGCGCCTTCTCGTTGGTCTTGTTGCGCTTGATCTGCGACTTGATGTTCGCCACGTGTCGACGTTCTTTCGTTCGGAGGTTGGATGAGATGCCCGGCGACAGGAGAGGGCCGTCGCGAGGCGGTCGTGAGGGCGAACCCACACGCAAGCCAAACAAGGAGTCTACCAGGTCAGGCGGGGGCTCCCCGGCCACTGCCCTCCCCGGCACTGTCTTCCCCGGCTCTGTCTTCTCCAGCACTGTCCTCTCCAGCACTGTCTTCTCGAGCACTCTCACGTTCGATCGTGGCGACGGCGAGACTCAGCACGGCGTTGAACACGCGGGGACGCATCGCGGTGACGAGATGACTTGTCCGCGGCACCACGATGAGCTCGGCGTGCGGAGCGATCCGGATGAAGAGCCGCTCGTTCACCCGCAGCTGGTCGTATTGTCCGTTCACGAACCACAGCGGCACCTCGATCCGAGCGAGGGCGGTCAGCAGGTCGAGCACGGAGAGGCTCCGCAGGGCGACGTCCTGTGCATCGAAGGCGTAGCCGCCGGCGCCGAAATCCGGGCGCGTCTCGGTCGGAAGAGTGCGGTCCAGCACGTAGTTCGTCAGCCACATACCGCGATCGGGGAGCGAGTCGAAGCGACGGGCGAGGAACCGGTAGGTCGCGAGCCCCATGCCCCGGGGAATCGCCGTGCACGAGGCGGCGACGAAACCGGCGACGGGAGGCGGATCCTCCTGCCCGACGTAGTCGATGCTGACGAGGCCCCCCATCGAGTGCGCGACGAGGAGGACGGGTCCGCGCGCCGCAGCCTCGCGGACGGCGTGATCGATGGTCTCGAAGGCCCCGTCCAGGGTGAACACTCCGTCTCGACGTGTTCCGTGTCCGGGGAGGTCGACCGCGGTCGCGGTCACTCCGCAGGACGTGAGGTACTCCGTCTGGGCGCGCCACATCGTGGCCGACGTGCGGATCCCGTGGACGAAGACGACCTGGACCCCCATGGAATCCACGATACGGTCGGGCGCCGACGGCGACGGCCCCCACCCCGAGGGATGAGGGCCGTCGCACCGTGGATGCGCCGTCAGCGGCTCACTGCTCGGTCGGCAGCGTCCGCCGCCGGAGGGCGAAGAACACCCCGCCGGCGACCAGGAGCAGTGCCCCGCCGAGGGCGATGCCGAGCGGCAGCTGGGCGCCGGTCACCGCGAGCGGATCGCCCGCCTGGCCCCCCGCACCGGGCTGGCCGGGCTGACCCGGCGTGCCAGGCTGACCCGGCTGACCCGGCGTACCCGGCTGACCCGGCACGGTCGGCACGTCCGTCACGAGGACGGCGCGGCCGAGCGGCGCCGGATCGACGGTCTCCAGGGCCTGGAAGTACGCCAGGGTGGCATCCAGGTCGATCTGGCCCGTGTCGGTCCGGTCGGTCCCCTCGGTGAACGTCGGGAACCCGTCTCCGCCATTGGCGAGGAAGGAGTTCGTGACGACCGTGAAGGTGTCGGTCGGCTCGATCGGCTCGCCCTGGTAGCTCATCGAGACGATGGTCCCCGACCGGGCGACCGTCTGACCCGCCGGCGGCTGGCCCTCGACGTACTCGTAGCTGAAGCCCTCCGACACACCGAGGTGCAGCTTCGGACGATCGCCCGTGGCCTTCCACTGCTGCGTGAGGATCTCCTCCAGCTGCGCACCGGTGAGGGTCACCGTGACCAGCGTGTTGGCGAAGGGCTGGACGTCGGCCGCCTCCTTGTAGGTGACGACGCCGTCCTCGCCGACCAGCAGATCGGCGCGCAGGCCGCCCGGGTTCATCAGCGCGATCTGCGCCGGGGTTCCGCCGAACGAGGGGTTCTCGCTGGTGGCCCAGAGGTAGACGTCGGCGACCCAGTTGCCCATCGACGACTCCACGCCGCGGTCGGCACCGGGAGGCGTACCACCACGCAGGATGTCACCGGTGATGGAGCCGATCGGGGCGGATCCGAGCTCGTCGGCGGTGGCCACATAGCCGGCGACCTGGGCGGCGATCTCCTCATCGGCGGGGAAGGCGTCCTTCAGCGGGAAGGTCGTCCCCTCGATGGAGATCAGCTCGTCGGCCTCGACGTCGTAGCTCAGCGAGAGCTGACCCATGGCCTTGCCGTACTCCGAGGCCTGAATGACCGGACGGGTGCGGTCGGTGCCGTCCACCGGAACCTCGCACGCGTACGTCTGATGCGTGTGAGCCGAAACGATGGCGTCGATGAGCGGCGAGGCGCCCGTCGCGAGGTCGCCGAACCCGGCCGCATCCGCAGCGAGCTGAGCGCAGTCGCCGGTCGCGGCACCCGAGTGGGTCAGCAGCACCATGACATCGGGATCGACGGTGTCGGCCAGTTCGTCGGCCACCCGGTTGGCGGCCTCGAGCTGGTCTCCGAACTCGATGTCGGCGATACCCAACGGGTCCACCATCGTCGCGGTGTCGGGGGTCACGGTGCCGATGAAGGCCACGCTCACCCCGTCGATCTCGCGCAGCGCGTACTCCGGGAGCACCGGGTCGGTGGTGCCGGCGGCGTAGACGTTGGCACCCAGACCGAAGTCCTGACCGGCCAGGCGCTCGGCCTCGGTGACGTTCTCGGGGTCGGTGTTGCCGCCGTAGCGCGGGAGCACGCGGTTCAGCAGGTCGTCGAAGCCCCGGTCGAACTCGTGGTTGCCGACGACCGAGAGGTCCAGCCCCGACGCCACGAGGGTGTCGATGGTCGGGTTGTCCTGCTGGATGAAAGAGGTGAAGGTCGAGGCGCCGATGTTGTCTCCGGCGGAGACGAACAGGGTGTTGGGGTTCTCGGCCTTCTTCGCCTCGACCGCACCCGCGATCACCGCAGCGCCCGCCTCGGCGCCGGAGGGGTTGGCCTCCAGGCGACCGTGGAAGTCGTTGATCGTGAGGATGTCGAGCTCGACGGGCGCAGCGGCCCCGGCGCTCAGTCCGACCTTGACCGGGTCGTGGTCGCTCGAGCGGTACGGGTCGTCGGCGTGGAACTCGGTGCCGTGGTACCCGAACCGCGAGTACTCCAGGGCGAGGGCCTCACCGGCGTTGATGTTCCAGACGTCGGCACCGGTCTGGCGGGCGGCCGCGGCGTCGTTGACGAGGATGTGGTCCAGCGAGCCCGAGAGCCCCTGGAACACGTAGCTGTACTCGTCGCCCTGCTCCGCGTCCGTATAGCCGGCCTCATAGAGGACCTGCATCGGGTCTTCCTGCCCGTAGGAGTTGAAGTCACCCGCGAGGATGACGGACTCGGTGTCGCCCTGGATCGCGCCGACCCAGTCGGCCAGCGCGGTCGCCTGGCGCACGCGCGACTCGTTCGACGCTCCCTGACCGTCGCCGGTGTCGGCGTCGCCCGGCCAGGGGCCGGCGGAGCCCTTGGACTTGAAGTGGTTCACGACGAAGAGGAACTCCTCGCCGCCGTCGACCGGCGCGAAGACCTGACCGATGGGCTCGCGCGCGTTCTGGAAGGCGCCATCCGCTCCCGACTCGTCGCCGAGCGCACGGGCGTCACCGACAGTGACCACCTCGGCGGGCTGGTAGATGATCGCGTTGGTGATCACGTCCAGTCCCGAGGCGTCGGGAAGCTCGTCCGAAGACGCGACGAAGTCCCAGCGATCGGTGCCGGCATCGGCGTTCAAGGCGTCGACGAGGCTCGACAGCGCCTCATCGGTCTCCTCGCCGAGGGCCGCAGAGTTCTCGATCTCCATGAGGCCGACGACCGAAGCGTCGAGGGCGTTGATCGCCGAGACGATCTTGGCCTGCTGACGCGCGAGATCGGCGTCATCCCACGCTCCGCGCTGGTCGCATCCGTCGCGCACGTTGTTCAGCTCCGAGCCGTCCGGGCTCTGGAACGCCGTGCACGAGGCGCTGTCGGTGCCGAGGGTCGTGAAGTAGTTCAGCACGTTGAAGGATGCGACGCTGACATCGCCACCGACCTCTTCGGGGGCGGCGGTGCGGACGTCTTCGAACTCCACCCCGTCACCCTCGCCCGATCCGTCACCGGTGAGGGGGGAGGTCGGGTTGAGCTTGAAGGCGTTGTTGCGATAGTCGACGATCACCGGCTCGGTGAAGGTGACCGAGGCCCCCACCACGACAGGCTCGGTGAGCGAAACGTAGGGCGGGGTCAGAGCGGCGTTGGCAGCCGAGAGGAAGTTCGTGCTCGCCCCGTCGTCGAGGACGACGCGACGCGCGGCGTTGTCGGCGGTCACGGCGGCGGCCTCGGGCGAACCGGGGAGCGCCACCTCGGTTGGCTGTACGAGCGGGCCGTCGCCGAAGGCGAGGGGAACCTCGCCGTACTGGTTCGTGCCGTAGGTGTCGGTGACGGTGAACGCACCCTCGGGCTGGATCAGCATCGACTCGAGCGCTTCGCGACCCGCGTCGTCGGCCGGCCATCCGGTGACGAGCGGCGTGACCCGGGCGCCGTCGGCGATGACCTCGACACTGCCGGTGCGGATGTCGACCTGGGTGAGGCCGTTGAACTCGGTGGCGAGCCCCGTGACGCGCACCGTCTGACCCTCGGCGACCTGACCGACCGTGGTCGGCGCATAGACGAAGACCGCATCGGACGCGGTGCCCGCAGCGGCGCCGGTGCCGGGCGTCTGGATGACGAAGCCTGCGAGGCCTCCGGTGGGGTAGTGCGCCGTGACGACGCCCTCGGTGACCACGGTCTGACCGTTCAGCGGCGTCGAGGCGCCGGTGCCCTGGATCTCGGCGATCGTGACCGTGCTCGGGCCCGTCGGCTCCGGGTCGGGTGTCGGCTCCGGGTCGGGAGTCGGCTCCGGGTCGACGGCGCCCGCCGCGCCCTCGGGTGTCGGCGTGCCCGCGGTGAAATCGGCGGAGTTGACCGCGGTGTGCGAGCTCCCCGCGTCACGCGAGACGCTCTGCGCGTTCGTCGTCGCGGGAGCCGGGCTCCCAGCGGAATCGCTGGGCGCGCCCCACCCGAGATAGTCCACGACCTGAGGAAGGACCGCCATGTTCGTGCTGCCCGAAAGCGCCTCAATGGAGTCGACGAGTGCGACCTTGCCGCGCTCGCCCGACATCGGGATGGTCCCCTCGACATCGGCGTCGAACCCGGGAAGGGCGGTGTTGTTGCCGGTCGCCTGGCCGACGAGCACCTTCCCGCCCGGCTGGATCGTCGTCCCCGTCAGCGGGGTGACCTGCCACG of the Microbacterium invictum genome contains:
- a CDS encoding ExeM/NucH family extracellular endonuclease, encoding MGLALPAQAAVSIDATVLINEVYGGGGNGGAAFSRDFVELVNTGDTAVDLGSWSVQYASAGGSSWQVTPLTGTTIQPGGKVLVGQATGNNTALPGFDADVEGTIPMSGERGKVALVDSIEALSGSTNMAVLPQVVDYLGWGAPSDSAGSPAPATTNAQSVSRDAGSSHTAVNSADFTAGTPTPEGAAGAVDPEPTPDPEPTPDPEPTGPSTVTIAEIQGTGASTPLNGQTVVTEGVVTAHYPTGGLAGFVIQTPGTGAAAGTASDAVFVYAPTTVGQVAEGQTVRVTGLATEFNGLTQVDIRTGSVEVIADGARVTPLVTGWPADDAGREALESMLIQPEGAFTVTDTYGTNQYGEVPLAFGDGPLVQPTEVALPGSPEAAAVTADNAARRVVLDDGASTNFLSAANAALTPPYVSLTEPVVVGASVTFTEPVIVDYRNNAFKLNPTSPLTGDGSGEGDGVEFEDVRTAAPEEVGGDVSVASFNVLNYFTTLGTDSASCTAFQSPDGSELNNVRDGCDQRGAWDDADLARQQAKIVSAINALDASVVGLMEIENSAALGEETDEALSSLVDALNADAGTDRWDFVASSDELPDASGLDVITNAIIYQPAEVVTVGDARALGDESGADGAFQNAREPIGQVFAPVDGGEEFLFVVNHFKSKGSAGPWPGDADTGDGQGASNESRVRQATALADWVGAIQGDTESVILAGDFNSYGQEDPMQVLYEAGYTDAEQGDEYSYVFQGLSGSLDHILVNDAAAARQTGADVWNINAGEALALEYSRFGYHGTEFHADDPYRSSDHDPVKVGLSAGAAAPVELDILTINDFHGRLEANPSGAEAGAAVIAGAVEAKKAENPNTLFVSAGDNIGASTFTSFIQQDNPTIDTLVASGLDLSVVGNHEFDRGFDDLLNRVLPRYGGNTDPENVTEAERLAGQDFGLGANVYAAGTTDPVLPEYALREIDGVSVAFIGTVTPDTATMVDPLGIADIEFGDQLEAANRVADELADTVDPDVMVLLTHSGAATGDCAQLAADAAGFGDLATGASPLIDAIVSAHTHQTYACEVPVDGTDRTRPVIQASEYGKAMGQLSLSYDVEADELISIEGTTFPLKDAFPADEEIAAQVAGYVATADELGSAPIGSITGDILRGGTPPGADRGVESSMGNWVADVYLWATSENPSFGGTPAQIALMNPGGLRADLLVGEDGVVTYKEAADVQPFANTLVTVTLTGAQLEEILTQQWKATGDRPKLHLGVSEGFSYEYVEGQPPAGQTVARSGTIVSMSYQGEPIEPTDTFTVVTNSFLANGGDGFPTFTEGTDRTDTGQIDLDATLAYFQALETVDPAPLGRAVLVTDVPTVPGQPGTPGQPGQPGTPGQPGQPGAGGQAGDPLAVTGAQLPLGIALGGALLLVAGGVFFALRRRTLPTEQ